CTTTATGACTCAGACTGCCGAAATGGCCGATGTGATCTTCCCAGCCACCAGTTGGGGCGAACACGAAGCGGTATATAGCAGCTGCGACCGAGGTTTCCAACGCACTTTCAAAGCGATTGAGCCACCAGCAGGGGTCAAAGTTGACTGGGAAATCCTGTCATTGATGTCGACGGCAATGGGTTACCCAATGTCGTACCGCGATACCAAAGAGATTTGGGATGAGATCAGAGAGCTGTGTCCAACGTTTGCTGGCGCCACCTACGAGAAGATGGCCGGTCTAGGCAGCGTTCAGTGGCCTTGTCTTGATGAGGACGATCCGGGCACGCCAACCCTGTTTGTTGGCAACAAGTTTGCCACCCCAAGTGGTAAAGGTCAGTTCTTTGCTTCTGAGTGGCGCGCGCCACTAGAGCAACCGGACCAAGAGTTCCCACTGGTGTTGTCTACTGTGCGCGAAGTTGGCCACTACTCCTGTCGCTCGATGACCGGTAACTGCAGTGCCTTGGCGAAATTAGCTGATGAACCGGGATACATGACTATCCATCCAGATGACATAGTCAAATATGGTCTTAAGGATCAACAGCTGATTTGGATCTCGTCGCGTCGCGGGAAGGTGATCACTCGAGTACAGGAAACCGAACGGGTTAACCCTGGTTGCGTTTATATGACCTATCAGTGGTGGATTGGTGCCTGTAACGAGCTCACCATCGAACACTTAGATCCGATCTCGAAGACCCCGGAGTACAAATATTGTGCTGTTAAGGTTGAAGCGATTGCCGATCAAACGTGGGCGGAAAACTATGTTCAAAATGAATATAGTAATTTGAAGGCGAAGTTGCGTAATGCAGCAAGCTAAGTAGGTAATAAATGGCACCGGGCCTCCGACCGGTGCCATTTATTTATTAACAAAATATTATATATTTGACGTGAGTCCTATGTGAATAATAGAAATTCGTTTAGATTGATTTTAAATCCCAGTTTTCACGGATCGAAAATGACTCTAGACAATGTAAAGAAACAAGATGCTAAGCATTCTTGTTATTCTATAAAGGGATTCGAAAAGCTTTCGAAGGAATTGAATTCAATTTCTTCGATGAAACAATTGTCAAATGTTTTGTTGGATTATGAAAATAATCATCGATTTATTGATGGTATAAATCTTATCATCGATGATTTAAATAATTTTTGGTTACGGTCTTACTCCTGCTTTGAACCAGAATTAAAAATCGAGTCATTTCAAGAATCACCTTCGAACTCAGTACTTCTACCAGTTAATAATATCAGTAGTTTCGAGTCGGCTCGGCGTAACTTTCGCTATGAGAATGTAAACAATTACATATGCCTGCCGCTGCGTACCTGCACCAATCAATTAGGAATGATTGAATTTTATATCAATGATGTTAAGCAGGTAGAGGGCAATATATTAGATTACTTGAATGGTATTGCAGCTATATGTTCTACCGCATTAGAAAAGGTTCTAGTTCAAACTGGATCACAGTATTTGTTACCTCCGAGTAATAACTCTGCATTTTTAGTTGATGTGACCAATGCAGTGATAGATAAAGACAAACTTAATGATTTAGCTCGTTCATTATCAGTCTGCCTAAATAACTATTTAACCATTCAATCCTGCAGCCTGATGTCATTAGAACAAGCGTCGGAACGACTGCGCTGCTTCGACTTTGAAATGGGTTTGGGCTCGGAATCTAAATGTCAGGCGCACTATACCGAGCTGAGAAAATCGTTGTACCAGCAGGTAATCCAACAACGGCAGCCATTGGTATTAAACCACGCTGAGCTGGGGCTATTGAACAAATGCCATAGCTGCGAAAAGCAGTTGTCTGCCGGTATGTTACAAGCGTGCATTGTGCCGCTCAGTTTCCGCGATAAAGTCGTTGGGGTTATGCGCTGTGAACATCGCCAAGCGGATTTCTTCGGTGCTGATGTTGTTAGCTTACTGGAGCAGGTGGCCGCGCGGGTATCAATGGGGGTTAACGCCATCCAGTTGAACCAGCAAAGCAAAATGTTAGCGGCGTCGCAGGAAGTGGTTCCAGTGATAGAGGAGCCGGGCACCAAGTCCAAGGTATTTGAAGAGATCATCAGCAAAAGCGAGGTGATGGACAAGGTTTTGCAGCAAGTCCTAATGGTGGCCGACAGTGATTGCACCGTGCTGATCTGCGGTGAAACCGGCACCGGTAAAGAGGTGGTCGCTCAGGCTATCCATCGCCTCAGTGGGCGCAGCGCCAAGCCGATGGTAACCATGAATTGCTCGGCGATCCCTGCAGGGCTGTTTGAAAGTGACCTGTTTGGCCACGAAAAGGGCGCCTTTACCGGCGCGCTCAATCAACGAATTGGCCGTTTCGAGCACGCTAACCAAGGCACTTTGTTCTTAGATGAAATTGGCGATATGCCACTGGAGCTGCAACCTAAACTGCTACGAGTGCTGCAAGAGAGTGAGATTGAGCGGGTAGGGCGTCATCAGCCCATTCCGGTTGATGTTCGGCTGGTCGCCGCAACCAATTTCGATTTGCGCCAACAGGTTGAGAAGAAAACCTTCCGTAGCGATCTGTTTTATCGCCTAAACGTGGTGCCAATTCAGTTGCCACCACTGCGTGAACGACGAGAAGATATCCCGTTACTGGCCAAGCACTTCACCCGCCTTTATGCCAAAAAGATGAACCGCAACATTACCAGTATTCCCGCTGAAATCCTGCGCCTGTTGGCATTGTTGGACTGGCCAGGCAATGTCCGTGAGTTGAGTAATGTGATTGAGCGGGCGGTAGTGTTAACCCGTGGCAATGTACTCAATCTGCCGGTGGCAGAGCTGCAGGCGCTGGCGGAATTGGAAAGTGGCCACATGCTTGAGCTTGAGCCGTTGGCAGCGGAGCCCCAGCCCCAGCCCCAGTCACAACCAACACCCGCTAGCCAACCCAGTGGCTCACAACCGCAAACGACGGAAGCGACGAATCGCACTGAACAGCCAAGTCTAGAGCGCGATCGCATCGTCCAGATTCTGAAAGAAACCAATGGCATTGTCGCTGGTCCACGAGGCGCAGCCAATCGATTGGGGCTAAAACGAACCACATTATTATCGAGAATGCAGCGGCTTGGGATCTCGACCAAAACTTTTATTAGGTGATGCATAACGCCAGCATATGGCGTGGCCAATCATCGTTTGAGGTGCACTATGGATATGAACGACAGCAAGACGTTAGCCGGCACTGAAGCAGAAACGAACTTTGAAACGTTGGCCAGTTTAAACCTTCCTAAACACCAAGCTGCGATGGCTAAATCGGTATCCCAAAGTCGAGAGATCTGGCGCTTACAGCATGATGGCGACAAACGTGTTTTTATTGATGATTTAGCGGCGGAGCGAGCGATTGCCCTGAGCTACAATGGCATCGCGCACACCGTATTGATGTGTTCCGATCAAGACATTATTGATCTGGCCTATGGCTTCTCCTTTACTGAAGGGATCATCAGCCACTCGCGGGAGATCTACGGCGTGGAAATTGCCCAAGGCTGTAATGGTGTTGAGGTAAAGATTGAATTGGCGGGGCGCCGGTTTGAACAGTTGAAGCGGGCACGGCGATCGATGGCTGGGCGCACCGGTTGTGGGATCTGTGGTGCCGAGCAACTGGACCATGTTATCCGGCCATTACCACGCTTAGCCAACAGCAAATCGATGGACTTTGATGCGATTGAGTTGGGAATGCGCCAGCTGAAACAACGGCAATGGCTCAACAAACTGACCGGTGCGACACACGCTGCAGCACTGCTCGACCAACAAGGGCAGCTGTTGTTGATTCGCGAAGATGTCGGTCGTCACATTGCGTTGGATAAGCTTATTGGCGCTATGTTGCAAGGCGAAATCCAAGGTCATGCTATTGCTGTAACCAGCCGCGCCAGTTTCGAAATGGTGCAAAAGGCCGCCAGTGCCGGAATCGAGATCTTGTTGGCGGTGTCCGCCGCAACCGAACTGGCAGTTACCGTTGCCAATAACTATCAATTAACACTGGTGGGATTTTGTCGTGCCGGTCGTGCCAATATTTACTGCCAACCATCTAGAATTGTGAGCTAAGTTATATTAGTGGTAACTATTCTAGTTAATATAAATATAACGTTCATTAATTTATTTAACGTGTCAATTAATGACTGCTATTCATTTATAAATATCGACACTGTGTCGTCTAAATAATCGACATTAGTGTCGTTTTTTATGCTGTAAAAATATTCGTCATACATCAGCTAATGCACTATCAAGCAGGAGTCATGCGGCTTTAGGCCGATATTTATTGTTGTGGCACGGTCATTGCTATTTATTTTGTGAGTCGGCTGACCATTTGTATCGTTCGTTGGCCGTGAATTGTCAAAATAAGAGAGAGCGAGATTATGGCCGGACAGAAAAATCCTTTCGACGCATTGTTACCGCCAGACATGACTAAAAAAGCAGAAGACGTTGGGGTTGGTAAAGCCACTAAAAACCCAATAACTGCCTTTGCTTTGGCGGTCACTGCCGGGGTGTTCATCTCCATTGCATTCGTATTCTATACAACGGTAACAACGGGCTCCGGCGACATGTCTTGGGGCATGGCCAAGTTTATCGGCGCCATCGCATTTAGTCTTGGTTTGATTCTGGTGGTGATCTGTGGCGGAGAGCTGTTTACCTCCACGGTGTTAACCACCGTAGCT
The genomic region above belongs to Ferrimonas lipolytica and contains:
- a CDS encoding sigma 54-interacting transcriptional regulator, with the protein product MIEFYINDVKQVEGNILDYLNGIAAICSTALEKVLVQTGSQYLLPPSNNSAFLVDVTNAVIDKDKLNDLARSLSVCLNNYLTIQSCSLMSLEQASERLRCFDFEMGLGSESKCQAHYTELRKSLYQQVIQQRQPLVLNHAELGLLNKCHSCEKQLSAGMLQACIVPLSFRDKVVGVMRCEHRQADFFGADVVSLLEQVAARVSMGVNAIQLNQQSKMLAASQEVVPVIEEPGTKSKVFEEIISKSEVMDKVLQQVLMVADSDCTVLICGETGTGKEVVAQAIHRLSGRSAKPMVTMNCSAIPAGLFESDLFGHEKGAFTGALNQRIGRFEHANQGTLFLDEIGDMPLELQPKLLRVLQESEIERVGRHQPIPVDVRLVAATNFDLRQQVEKKTFRSDLFYRLNVVPIQLPPLRERREDIPLLAKHFTRLYAKKMNRNITSIPAEILRLLALLDWPGNVRELSNVIERAVVLTRGNVLNLPVAELQALAELESGHMLELEPLAAEPQPQPQSQPTPASQPSGSQPQTTEATNRTEQPSLERDRIVQILKETNGIVAGPRGAANRLGLKRTTLLSRMQRLGISTKTFIR
- the fdhD gene encoding formate dehydrogenase accessory sulfurtransferase FdhD, producing MNDSKTLAGTEAETNFETLASLNLPKHQAAMAKSVSQSREIWRLQHDGDKRVFIDDLAAERAIALSYNGIAHTVLMCSDQDIIDLAYGFSFTEGIISHSREIYGVEIAQGCNGVEVKIELAGRRFEQLKRARRSMAGRTGCGICGAEQLDHVIRPLPRLANSKSMDFDAIELGMRQLKQRQWLNKLTGATHAAALLDQQGQLLLIREDVGRHIALDKLIGAMLQGEIQGHAIAVTSRASFEMVQKAASAGIEILLAVSAATELAVTVANNYQLTLVGFCRAGRANIYCQPSRIVS